The proteins below are encoded in one region of Neisseria bacilliformis:
- a CDS encoding uroporphyrinogen-III synthase, translating into MRRPVFSRFAAIRFQTAMPTLLIVRPPEQAAADLRICAEAGWRGVAAAPFAVEADPAALAALPPRFQTADAVFWVSPSAVAVAAPHLDFSDGRKAQITVGQGSRQALQTYCPHPVLSPDTGSDSEAVLRMAVWDSLPRGANVLIVRGKGGRGFLADNLRRRGFAVGFAEVYFRRPQSINWQAVAEAEPDAAWVASAEAVRGLFTQAGPAFTQILQSLLYFTNHQRVADALYAAGAKRAAVVGRLAADTLKRYTEQSR; encoded by the coding sequence TTGCGCCGTCCCGTCTTTTCCCGTTTTGCCGCAATCCGTTTCCAAACCGCCATGCCCACCCTCCTCATCGTCCGCCCGCCCGAACAGGCCGCCGCCGACCTGCGCATCTGTGCCGAAGCCGGCTGGCGCGGCGTGGCCGCCGCCCCGTTTGCCGTCGAGGCCGACCCCGCCGCGCTGGCCGCGCTGCCGCCGCGTTTTCAGACGGCCGACGCCGTGTTTTGGGTCAGCCCCTCCGCCGTGGCCGTGGCCGCGCCGCATCTGGATTTTTCAGACGGCCGCAAAGCGCAGATTACCGTGGGGCAGGGCAGCCGGCAGGCTTTGCAGACATATTGCCCGCACCCCGTTTTGTCGCCCGACACCGGCAGCGACAGCGAAGCCGTGCTGCGCATGGCGGTGTGGGACAGCCTGCCGCGCGGGGCAAACGTCCTGATCGTGCGCGGGAAAGGCGGGCGCGGCTTTCTGGCCGACAACCTGCGCCGGCGCGGCTTTGCCGTCGGGTTTGCCGAAGTGTATTTCAGACGGCCGCAAAGCATAAACTGGCAGGCCGTGGCCGAAGCCGAACCCGACGCGGCATGGGTGGCCTCCGCCGAAGCGGTGCGCGGCCTCTTTACACAGGCCGGGCCGGCGTTTACGCAAATCCTGCAATCCTTGCTATACTTCACCAACCATCAGCGCGTGGCCGATGCCTTATATGCGGCGGGCGCGAAACGGGCGGCCGTGGTCGGAAGACTGGCCGCCGACACTTTAAAACGTTACACGGAGCAAAGCCGATGA
- a CDS encoding uroporphyrinogen-III C-methyltransferase, producing the protein MSGQETDKAVENGNEASENPTPTVSDGRNANRPSENASAPQQENTKPAAQEERETAQTQAPAPVIIQQSGGKGLAAGALVLALLALGTGGFLFVQGQNVLKTQEMAFNQKIDQAAVGESENAKILQETGRRQNELAAALMQLSEGQRANKEQIDNAAAAYRELLRSRADWLVDETEATLNMASQQLLLSGNVPVAVTVLENIEGRLNRFEQADLLPIKQAVSSDLAALKNRPYLDVTGTALRLDRLETAVSGMPLVLESTLQPGAEEAAPQDDPNASWWQRTWSKTLHGLGALVEVRKLDNSDAMLLAPEQAYFVRENLRLRLIDARTALMQHNGEVYLSDLNAAETAVRRYFDTNSPATQAWLKELAELKSLDMRLVSNDALKASLAAVRQYQDTVRGTQAVPLPEAKPAAPAENAASASAPAPASAPAVRPSENEASAPAAQTAPAAGQAASAPAKTPEPEKAKADEAKAKPAENAKPAEHKASEPAKAKGGAA; encoded by the coding sequence ATGAGCGGACAAGAAACCGACAAAGCCGTAGAAAACGGCAACGAAGCCAGCGAAAACCCAACCCCCACCGTTTCAGACGGCCGAAACGCAAACAGGCCATCTGAAAACGCGTCCGCACCGCAGCAGGAAAACACGAAACCCGCCGCGCAGGAAGAACGCGAAACCGCCCAAACCCAAGCACCCGCACCCGTCATCATCCAGCAGTCCGGCGGCAAAGGCTTGGCCGCCGGCGCGCTGGTGCTCGCGCTCCTCGCTTTGGGTACGGGCGGATTCCTGTTCGTGCAGGGGCAGAACGTGTTGAAAACGCAGGAAATGGCCTTCAACCAGAAAATCGATCAGGCCGCCGTGGGCGAGAGCGAAAACGCCAAAATCCTGCAAGAAACCGGCCGCCGCCAAAACGAGCTGGCCGCCGCCCTGATGCAGCTTTCCGAAGGCCAGCGGGCGAATAAGGAACAAATCGACAACGCCGCCGCCGCCTACCGCGAACTGCTGCGCAGCCGCGCCGACTGGCTGGTGGACGAAACCGAAGCCACGCTCAACATGGCCTCGCAGCAGCTCCTGCTGTCGGGCAACGTCCCCGTGGCCGTTACCGTATTGGAAAACATCGAAGGCCGTCTGAACCGCTTCGAGCAGGCAGACCTGCTGCCCATCAAACAGGCGGTGAGCAGCGATTTGGCCGCCCTGAAAAACCGCCCCTATCTCGACGTTACCGGCACCGCCCTGCGGCTGGACCGGCTGGAAACCGCCGTCTCCGGCATGCCGCTGGTGCTGGAAAGCACCTTGCAGCCGGGCGCGGAAGAAGCCGCCCCGCAGGACGACCCGAACGCCTCGTGGTGGCAGCGCACATGGAGCAAAACCCTGCACGGGCTGGGCGCGCTGGTGGAGGTGCGCAAACTCGATAACAGCGACGCCATGCTGCTTGCCCCCGAGCAGGCGTATTTCGTACGCGAAAACCTGCGCCTGCGCCTGATCGACGCCCGCACCGCCCTGATGCAGCACAACGGCGAAGTGTACCTGAGCGACCTCAACGCCGCCGAAACCGCCGTGCGCCGCTATTTCGACACCAACTCGCCCGCCACGCAGGCATGGCTCAAAGAGTTGGCCGAACTCAAATCGCTGGACATGCGCCTGGTTTCCAACGACGCGCTCAAAGCCAGCCTCGCCGCCGTGCGCCAGTATCAGGACACCGTGCGCGGTACGCAGGCCGTGCCGTTGCCCGAGGCCAAGCCCGCCGCCCCGGCCGAAAACGCGGCTTCCGCCTCCGCGCCCGCACCAGCCTCCGCGCCCGCAGTAAGGCCGTCTGAAAACGAAGCCTCCGCCCCCGCCGCGCAAACCGCGCCCGCCGCTGGGCAGGCCGCCTCCGCCCCCGCCAAAACACCCGAGCCGGAAAAAGCCAAAGCGGATGAAGCCAAAGCCAAACCCG
- the pntB gene encoding Re/Si-specific NAD(P)(+) transhydrogenase subunit beta produces MSQGFVTAAYIVAAILFIFSLAGLSKQETAKQGCYAGIAGMAVALFVTVFAEQTQAVGWIIIAMLAGGAIGIYKAKKVEMTEMPELIALLHSFVGLAAVLVGYNSYIEPGSVPHDMETIHLVEVFLGIFIGAVTFTGSLVAFGKLNGKISSAPLQLPHKHKWNLAALLVSFVLLLVFVSAGGSGFALLLMTAIAFAFGWHLVASIGGADMPVVVSMLNSYSGWAAAAAGFMLSNDLLIVTGALVGSSGAILSYIMCKAMNRSFVSVIAGGFGTDGAAAAAGSEEVGEYREATPAQVAEMLKEAKSVIITPGYGMAVAQAQYPVAEITELLRKNGTEVRFGIHPVAGRLPGHMNVLLAEAKVPYDIVLEMDEINGDFPETDVVLVIGANDTVNPAAQTDPNSPIAGMPVLEVWKAKEVVIFKRSMNTGYAGVQNPLFFNENSVMCFGDAKKTVDEILADLKK; encoded by the coding sequence ATGTCCCAAGGCTTTGTAACGGCGGCATATATCGTTGCCGCCATCCTCTTCATCTTCTCGCTGGCAGGGCTTTCCAAGCAGGAAACCGCCAAGCAGGGCTGCTATGCCGGCATCGCCGGTATGGCTGTCGCCCTGTTTGTAACCGTGTTTGCCGAGCAGACGCAGGCCGTCGGCTGGATCATCATCGCCATGCTGGCGGGCGGCGCAATCGGCATTTACAAGGCCAAAAAGGTGGAAATGACCGAAATGCCCGAGCTGATCGCCCTCTTGCACAGCTTCGTCGGCCTGGCCGCCGTGCTGGTGGGCTACAACAGCTACATCGAGCCGGGCAGCGTGCCGCACGATATGGAAACCATCCACCTGGTCGAAGTGTTCCTCGGCATCTTTATCGGCGCGGTTACCTTCACCGGCTCGCTGGTGGCCTTCGGCAAACTCAACGGCAAAATCAGCAGCGCGCCGCTGCAATTGCCGCACAAACACAAATGGAACCTGGCCGCACTCTTGGTGTCGTTCGTCCTGCTGCTGGTGTTCGTGTCCGCAGGCGGCAGCGGCTTCGCCCTGCTGCTGATGACGGCAATCGCCTTCGCCTTCGGCTGGCATCTGGTCGCCTCCATCGGCGGCGCGGACATGCCGGTGGTTGTCTCCATGCTCAATTCCTACTCCGGCTGGGCGGCGGCGGCGGCGGGCTTTATGCTTTCCAATGATTTGCTGATCGTAACCGGCGCGCTGGTCGGCAGCAGCGGCGCGATTCTGTCCTACATCATGTGCAAGGCGATGAACCGCTCCTTTGTTTCCGTGATTGCCGGCGGCTTCGGCACCGACGGCGCGGCCGCCGCTGCGGGCAGTGAGGAAGTGGGCGAATACCGCGAAGCCACGCCCGCGCAGGTGGCCGAAATGCTCAAAGAGGCCAAAAGCGTCATCATCACCCCGGGCTACGGCATGGCCGTGGCGCAGGCGCAGTATCCCGTGGCCGAAATCACCGAGCTTCTGCGTAAAAACGGCACCGAAGTGCGCTTCGGCATCCACCCCGTCGCCGGCCGCCTGCCCGGCCACATGAACGTGCTCTTGGCCGAGGCGAAAGTGCCCTACGACATCGTGCTGGAAATGGACGAAATCAACGGCGATTTCCCCGAAACCGATGTGGTGCTGGTCATCGGCGCAAATGACACCGTCAACCCCGCCGCGCAAACCGACCCCAACAGTCCGATTGCCGGCATGCCCGTGCTGGAAGTGTGGAAAGCCAAAGAAGTCGTCATCTTCAAACGCTCGATGAACACCGGCTACGCAGGCGTGCAGAACCCGCTGTTTTTCAATGAAAACAGCGTAATGTGCTTCGGCGACGCGAAGAAAACGGTGGACGAGATTCTGGCCGACCTCAAAAAATAA